A window of the Gordonia humi genome harbors these coding sequences:
- a CDS encoding ATP-dependent helicase, producing the protein MTEGVTDAPRIGARSLAAALGLPPPTDEQVEVIEAPLEPMLVVAGAGAGKTETMASRVVWLVANQLVGPEEILGLTFTRKAASELAARIRRRLSMLAGSPALLEWDPSGILASRLRSADAEVSTYHAYAGRLIADYGLLLPVEPTSTLLSETELWQLAFSVVASWPGELNTAKVPSSVTESVLRLYSEMAEHLVDVDDLARGGQKLYELIDTLPKGPRQRDEPSKTLRGYQAVIDERRELIPLVVALREAMTAQGALDFGSQMSLAARLVATHPEVVTAERAEIKAVLLDEYQDTGHSQRVLLSTLFGGTQPTGSPSIAVTAVGDPIQSIYGWRGASAANLPRFALDFPRNDGTGAHRRELLTSWRNCEAALYLANQTSDELRRRGVPVSVLRARPDAPEGTVRLALTDTVVAEREWIADRVEDYYRSAEREDASPPTTAILVRRNEDSAPLAAELERRGIPAEVVGIGGLLHVPEITDIVATLRLMADPMAGTAAMRLLTGARWQLGAADIAALWRRARELAAGNAGATTGAVTTPDALGDALDAALPGEAVDSAGLCDALADPGPADRYSAPGYQRIVTFGRQLESLRRRIGQPLPELVADVEQTIGVAVEAQIRARRMRGRITGREHLDAFADYVTHYAERSGATLPGLLAFLDTAETVEKGLEAGHVEVAEERVQILTVHAAKGLEWDVVALPHVADRIFPSGKAESTWLGSARELPVELRGDLADEPGGEGYPPIDLAGLADRKELEAAIDDHKAAVNERRLDEDRRLLYVALTRAKHTLLVSAHHWSETGDKPRGGSPFYRELAELVAGAANGTVSGVDPGAFSIDADAPDPEPGQANPLVEHQVAVPWPVDRLGDRRASMAVAADLVAAARAADGLFTVDDAPTHDPEILAWRDEVAVLLDEHARDHDRVVDVELPGHLSVSQLVELDTDEQAFAARLRRPVPFRPNPLARRGTAFHAWLERRFGATRLLDMDELPGAADAATGDVADDDLAVLRSAFLASEWADRTPVDVEVGFETVIGETVVRGRMDAVFRSDEPGVDWLVVDWKTGAVPEPAKRASLFVQLAAYRIAWAQLADVDLDRVRAAFVYVRHGFTLEPEHLPDADELAAMLRTPMQ; encoded by the coding sequence ATGACTGAGGGGGTGACGGATGCTCCGCGGATCGGTGCGCGGTCGCTCGCCGCAGCCCTCGGGCTGCCGCCGCCCACCGACGAGCAGGTCGAGGTGATTGAGGCACCACTCGAACCCATGCTCGTGGTGGCCGGAGCAGGCGCGGGCAAGACCGAGACGATGGCCTCGCGCGTGGTGTGGCTGGTCGCCAACCAACTCGTCGGACCGGAGGAGATCCTCGGCCTGACGTTCACCCGCAAGGCGGCCAGCGAGCTCGCCGCGCGCATCCGCCGTCGCCTGTCGATGCTGGCGGGCAGCCCGGCGCTGCTCGAATGGGATCCGTCCGGGATCCTCGCGAGTCGGCTGCGCAGCGCCGATGCCGAAGTCAGCACCTATCACGCCTATGCCGGGCGGCTCATCGCCGACTACGGACTCCTGCTGCCGGTGGAGCCGACGTCCACACTGCTCAGCGAGACCGAACTGTGGCAGCTCGCGTTCTCCGTCGTCGCCTCCTGGCCGGGGGAGCTGAACACCGCGAAGGTGCCGTCGTCGGTCACCGAATCGGTGCTGCGTCTGTATTCGGAGATGGCCGAGCACCTCGTCGACGTCGATGATCTCGCGCGCGGCGGTCAGAAGCTGTACGAGCTGATCGACACCCTCCCGAAGGGGCCGCGTCAACGTGACGAGCCGAGCAAGACGTTGCGTGGATATCAGGCGGTGATCGATGAGCGACGCGAACTGATTCCGCTGGTCGTCGCCCTCCGCGAGGCGATGACCGCGCAGGGCGCGCTCGACTTCGGCAGTCAGATGTCCCTGGCCGCGCGCCTGGTCGCCACCCATCCGGAGGTCGTGACCGCCGAACGCGCGGAGATCAAGGCCGTGCTGCTCGACGAGTACCAGGACACCGGACACTCCCAGCGCGTTCTGCTGTCGACACTGTTCGGCGGTACGCAGCCGACAGGCAGTCCGTCGATCGCGGTGACCGCCGTCGGCGACCCCATTCAGTCGATCTACGGGTGGCGCGGAGCGTCGGCGGCCAATCTGCCGCGGTTCGCGCTCGACTTCCCTCGCAACGACGGGACCGGTGCGCATCGGCGTGAACTGCTCACCAGCTGGCGCAACTGCGAGGCCGCCCTGTACCTGGCCAATCAGACCTCCGACGAGCTCCGACGACGGGGCGTCCCGGTCAGCGTGCTGCGGGCCCGACCGGATGCACCCGAAGGAACCGTCCGGCTGGCGCTGACCGACACCGTCGTCGCCGAACGCGAATGGATCGCCGATCGTGTCGAGGACTACTACCGATCGGCCGAGCGCGAGGACGCCTCGCCGCCGACCACCGCGATCCTGGTGCGCCGCAACGAGGACTCGGCGCCCCTCGCCGCCGAACTGGAACGACGGGGCATTCCCGCCGAGGTGGTCGGCATCGGTGGACTCCTGCATGTTCCGGAGATCACCGACATCGTCGCGACACTGCGCCTGATGGCCGATCCGATGGCGGGCACCGCCGCCATGCGACTGCTCACCGGAGCCCGCTGGCAGCTCGGCGCCGCCGACATCGCGGCCCTCTGGCGGCGCGCACGCGAGCTCGCGGCCGGGAACGCGGGGGCCACCACCGGCGCGGTGACCACTCCGGACGCGCTCGGTGACGCCCTCGACGCGGCGCTGCCGGGGGAGGCCGTCGACTCGGCGGGACTGTGCGACGCCCTCGCCGATCCGGGACCTGCCGATCGCTACAGCGCTCCCGGGTACCAGCGGATCGTCACCTTCGGCAGACAGTTGGAGTCCCTGCGCCGACGCATCGGTCAGCCGCTGCCCGAACTGGTCGCCGACGTCGAGCAGACCATCGGCGTGGCCGTCGAGGCACAGATCCGGGCGCGCCGCATGCGCGGTCGGATCACCGGGCGCGAACACCTCGACGCGTTCGCCGACTACGTCACGCACTATGCCGAGCGGTCCGGGGCGACGCTGCCGGGTCTGCTGGCCTTCCTCGACACCGCCGAGACCGTCGAGAAGGGGCTTGAGGCCGGGCACGTCGAAGTGGCCGAGGAACGCGTCCAGATCCTCACCGTCCACGCCGCGAAGGGCCTCGAATGGGATGTGGTGGCGCTGCCGCACGTCGCCGATCGGATCTTCCCCAGCGGTAAGGCCGAGAGCACCTGGCTCGGTTCGGCGCGGGAACTGCCCGTCGAACTGCGCGGTGATCTCGCGGACGAACCCGGCGGTGAGGGCTATCCGCCGATCGATCTCGCGGGACTGGCCGATCGTAAGGAGCTCGAGGCGGCGATCGACGATCACAAGGCCGCGGTGAACGAGCGGCGGCTCGATGAGGATCGCCGACTCCTGTACGTGGCCCTGACTCGCGCCAAGCACACACTGCTGGTCTCCGCCCACCACTGGTCCGAGACCGGTGACAAGCCCCGCGGCGGATCACCGTTCTACCGCGAACTGGCCGAACTCGTCGCCGGTGCCGCGAACGGGACGGTGAGCGGCGTCGACCCGGGGGCGTTCTCGATCGACGCCGATGCACCCGACCCCGAACCGGGACAGGCGAATCCGCTCGTCGAGCATCAGGTGGCAGTGCCCTGGCCCGTCGACCGACTCGGTGATCGACGGGCCTCGATGGCGGTCGCCGCCGACCTCGTCGCCGCCGCGCGCGCGGCCGACGGACTGTTCACCGTCGACGATGCCCCCACCCACGACCCGGAGATCCTGGCCTGGCGCGACGAGGTGGCCGTGCTCCTGGACGAACACGCCCGAGACCACGATCGCGTCGTGGACGTCGAACTGCCCGGTCACCTGTCGGTCAGCCAACTGGTCGAACTCGACACCGACGAGCAGGCGTTCGCCGCTCGACTGCGCAGACCCGTCCCGTTCCGCCCCAATCCGCTGGCCCGACGCGGCACCGCCTTCCACGCCTGGCTCGAACGACGGTTCGGCGCCACCCGTCTTCTGGACATGGACGAGCTGCCGGGGGCCGCCGACGCCGCCACCGGTGACGTCGCCGACGACGACCTCGCGGTGCTGCGCTCGGCGTTCCTGGCGTCCGAGTGGGCCGATCGCACCCCGGTCGACGTCGAGGTCGGCTTCGAGACCGTCATCGGCGAGACCGTCGTGCGCGGCCGCATGGACGCGGTGTTCCGCAGCGACGAGCCGGGCGTCGACTGGCTCGTCGTCGACTGGAAGACCGGTGCGGTGCCCGAGCCGGCCAAACGCGCGTCACTGTTCGTGCAGCTCGCGGCCTATCGGATCGCGTGGGCGCAGTTGGCCGACGTCGATCTCGACCGGGTACGCGCCGCCTTCGTCTACGTGCGGCACGGATTCACCCTCGAACCCGAGCACCTGCCCGACGCCGATGAACTCGCAGCCATGCTGCGGACCCCGATGCAGTAG